Proteins encoded within one genomic window of Ranitomeya variabilis isolate aRanVar5 chromosome 4, aRanVar5.hap1, whole genome shotgun sequence:
- the LOC143767911 gene encoding uncharacterized protein LOC143767911, whose protein sequence is MASDSEHSQSASSSEGEGTQREQGDRCQDVASGRQVSQRDHRESIDVELLISSIQERGPLWDSRDPRHMDQVVSRRLWAEVAKSLWDGFDSASAKDKGTFMKKLRTRWRSIKDRFNKGLRAEEEQSRSGAAASKSVPYKYNRALQFLRPILGRRQ, encoded by the exons ATGGCGAGTGACTctgagcatagccaatcg gcttcttcaagtgagggggaaggcacacaacgggagcagggagatcggtgccaagatgtggcgtcaggccggcaa gtttcacaacgggaccacagggagagtatagatgtggagctcctgatctccagcatccaggagcgtggcccgttgtgggacagccgtgacccccggcacatggaccaggtggtgtcgaggcgtttgtgggcagaggtggcaaagtcgctgtgggatggctttgacagtgcctcagcgaaggacaaaggcaccttta tgaaaaagttgaggaccagatggcgatccataaaggaccgtttcaataaggggctgcgtgctgaggaggagcaatcgaGGAGTGGTGCTGCGGCGAGCAAGTCGGTGCCCTACAAGTAcaacagggcactacagttcctaagaccaatacttggccgccgacagtaa